Genomic segment of Streptococcus australis:
CAGGATTCGCCTGATATAGCTTCGAAGTATGCCATGATTTTGGTTAATTTGTCAACCATACAGACTGAGTTGAAGGAGCGGAAGGCTACTGTCGAAAAATTAGAAAAAATGCAGCAAAAATTTCCAAAATCCGAAGAAATTGCTTTTATATATAGTGTGTTCTTAGCAAGCTTATTTGATTATCAAACGGAGGTAGACGAACGTCTTCAAACCACAAAAATAATTAAAAAACTCTATGAACAATTCTCCAACTTTATGTTACAAAATTTTGATGATTTATTTTTTAGTAATGATAATGTTTGTGACAGTAAGAAGTACATGCTATTCAACTTTATCCTAAGGGAAGGGCTTTTAAAGAATACTAAATATGCTATTTTACAAAAATGGACAGTTCGTTATAAAGAAGACTCCAGTGAACTAAAGAACTTGCTATCAATTTATCAAATTGTTCAGAAAATCAAGTATCAACTGGGACTAAAAGACGAATATAAAAATCAGGTGCTTAAATTCGGCCACTACACCAAGGGGAGCACTCTCCAAATTATGTTAGATCAAGAGGAGAATGAAAAGAAGAATACTACTTTTTCGGTATCTGGGAAAACTCGTTTGTATAATGCTAATTATATGAATGATCCTGAAGAAGGAATCGTCATAGAACAGATATTGGGCTTAGATAGACGAGATGTTTTGGAACCAAGCTCATGGTTCTTAATGAGTTTCACAAACAAAACGGATGATTTGGCCATGTGGTCCCAGTATGGTGATGATGCCAAAGGTGTTTGTCTGGTACTTCGAGAAGATGATTTTTCTAGATTTACTTCCTTCAATGATGTTTCTTGGCGTCAAGAAAAAAACTTTTTAGAATTCTCTGATAAGATGTATCTACTGAAATCTGAATTAAATAGTGGTGTTGAAAAATCTATCTTTCGGAGTGAAAGTGAAAATTCAGTCGATACTGTTAATGATGAAGGAACTGAACCGAATTCTGTAGAAAAAAATAGTGATTCAAAAGGGAATCCTGATTATCTCTACCGAATTGCCTATGTTAAGCATATAGAGGAAAATTTAAAACTAGAACAAACTGAACTATTTGAGAAGTCGGAAATAGAAGAATTAGAAAAATTGTTGAATAGTTTAAAAGAAAAACTAGATATCGGTTCAAAAATTACGGAGGAGAACTATCAAAATGCTATTGCTGAATGTATAGAAGAAATTCGCTACTTATTTAAATCTGTTGATTACAAATATGAAAATGAACTTCGTATCTTACGCTATGCGAACCTAGATCCTAGCAATAAGGAAATCAAAATTGACAAAACTTCTGGGGTAGGTAAACTTTATGTAGAACGAAAAAATTCAATTCAAATCGGTGAAGTCATTTTCGGTCCTAAGTTTCCAAATCCTGAGTACGTGACTCCTCTATTAAAACTTTTAGATAAGGAAATTAAGTATAAGAAATCTACGATAAAATTTAGATAAAGTCTGACAACATCCTCTAAACTTCTAGTTTTTACTAGGAGTTTTTTATATATAAAATTTTTACACATATTTCTTGACAGGGCTTTCATATTGAGATACAATATATTTGAAAAGAGTATATATAAAATTTTTATATAATGAAAAGGAGGTTTCCCATGTACTTCCCAACATCCTCTGCCCTGATTGAGTTTCTCATCTTGGCTGTACTGGAGCAGGGGGATTCTTATGGTTATGAGATTAGCCAAACCATTAAACTCATCGCCAATATAAAAGAATCTACGCTCTATCCCATTCTCAAAAAATTGGAAGCCAGTGGCTTTCTAACCACCTACTCTAGAGAGTTTCAGGGGCGTATGCGCAAATACTACTCCTTGACCAATCGGGGCGTAGAGCAGCTCATTACTCTAAAGGAAGAGTGGACGCTCTATACCGACACCGTCAACGGCATCATAGAAGGGAGTATCCGCCATGACAAGAACTGACTATCTGACTCAGTTAGAAACCTATCTCCATAAACTACCTGAAGTCGACCGCATTGAAGCCATGGACTACTTTAAGGAACTATTTGACGATGCAGGTCCAGAGGGCGAAGAGGAGCTCATTGCTAGTCTGGGAACACCAAAAGAAGCGGCTCATGATGTCCTCTCTAACCTCCTCGACAAAAAAGTTAATGAGGCACCAGCTCAAAAGAATGACCGCCAACTGCTACACATTGCTCTACTTGCCTTACTAGCAGCCCCTATCGGAATCCCTGTGGGAATTGCAATTATCTTAACCATTATCGGGCTTTTTATCGCAGCTGCCTCCGTCATTCTAGCCTTCTTTACCGTCTCTGTGACAGGTATCCTGCTGGGCGGACTCTTTATCGTAGAAAGCTTTAGTGTCCTAGTCGAAGCCAAATCTGCCTTTATCTTGATTTTCGGGGCTGGTTTGCTTGCTATCGGTGCTTCTTCTCTTGTTCTACTAGGTATCTCCTATGTAGCTCGTTTCTTTGGCCTCCTAATCGTCCGCTTGGTACAATGGATTCTTAAAAAAGGAAAGAGAGGTGACAGACATGCGTAAATTGACGAAAGGATTTCTCATTTTTGGTGTGGTTTCTACAATCCTTGGTTTTATCATGATAGTTGCAGGTGCCCAGTCCAATGGTATTCAAAGTTTGCTTGCCATGTCAAAAGACCCCGTCTATGACAATCGCACCGAAGAAGTAACCTTTGGAAGTGAAGTGGAAAAACTTGATTTGACCCTTGAGGAACATAGCCTAACCATCACAGAGTCTGTAGATGACAAGATCCATATCACCTATCATCCGTCAGTGTCTGGCCGTCACGATCTAACTACTGGAATGAGTGACAAAACACTGAGCGTCACTGACAAACAAGCCTCCCAACATCGTTTTCTCGGTTCAGGAATCGAAAGCCTACTTCGTATCGCCAGCAACTATTCTAATCGTTTTGACGAAGTGGTTCTCTCCCTACCTAAAGGAAGAAAGCTGCAAGCTATCACCGTCTCAGCCAATCGTGGACAAACTAATATTCGTCAAGCCAACCTTGAAAATGCAACCATCAAAACAAAAGGCTATCTCTTAAGACTAACAGAAAGTTCTATCAAGAACAGCACATTAACGGCACCTCATATCATCAATATCTTTGATACCGAATTGACAGATAGTCAGGTCAAGACGGAGGGAGCACACATCTATGCTGAAAATATCCAAGTTCACGGCAAGGTCGAGCTAGAGGCTTATTCAACTCTACAACTCATTCTCTCCCAGAAAGAGACCGACCGTATCAATCTAGAAATTTCTTCTCAGCATGGTGGTATCTATCGTCAACCCAAAGAAGAACATCGTGGACAAAAAGAGAATGTACTTGCCAACCCTTATAAAACGGAAAAAGCAGATATCAAGGACTTGCTCATCATAAAAGCCAATCAGGATATCTACCTCCCCAAGGAAGAAGAGTACTCTGCTCCACCTAGCAATCATTGACAAAAACGCTTTCATCTGCTAATCTAAAAATAGAAAACGACCATAAAAAAGGAGGTTCCACCATGACACAAGAATGGTTTGAAAGCGTCGATCTTGAGAAGAAATCAGCTCAGTCGAAATCGGAAATCCAACCCGACCAACCAGAGACTTCGGAAACTGTGGAGACCGAACCACAAGCAAGCCAAGAAACACCTGTCTCACCTAAAGAGTTGGAAACGCATGAGGAGGAAACTCCCCAAATAATCGAAGAAACCCAAACGGAGGAAGAGGGAGAAGGGAAAGCTGAAGAGGAACACAACCAAGAAAACCCTGCAAAAGAGAAAAGTATTCTCAGCAAGGCTTTAGAAAGTCCCTATATCCCAGATATTGACCCTCGTAAAACAGCCCGATTAAAAGAAGAAATCGCACTATTTTGGGCTTGGCTACTGGATGCTATCCAAGAACCAACTGCCAGCAAGACTACGGACCAAAAGCATCGTTACAGTGTCTTTGCCCTACTCACCTTGCTGTCGTCAATCAACCTTTTCTTTAGTATCTATCATATCAAGCATCTCTACTATGGCTATATGGTCTCTATTGCTAATAGTTCTCCTAACCAGCTCCCACCTTTAGATCTCTTTGCTGGACTTTCTATCTTGGTCGCTAGCGCTCTATTTTACTTTTCCATCATTTTGGGAGGCTTTACTGTCCGACGTGTGCTGGATCAGGAGAGTGACTTCACATTCCAAGAAGCCTTTGATCGGTATAGCAGACTCTTTGCTATCCCACTTGTCCTAACAGCTCTAGCAAGTTTCTTTGCACTCTTTGGTGGCTTACGATTTGCTGGCATCCTCACTCTTCTAAGCATGACCATATTTGCCCTTGGCAATCTCTTTGTGATTAGCAAGCCAAGTAAGACCAGTAGCCTCGACCCATTTTATCGATTCCTGCTAGCTGTCTTACTTGATGGCGCTATTCTCTTACCCTTCTTCATTGCAGAGCTTGCGCTGACAGTTGACTACCTTCGCATCCTGACCTTCTTTTAACCAAAATCCCTGCCATTTGTTAATGACAGGGATTTTTATGCTTACTCTTTTTTAAACAAGGCCTACTCGATAGTTGCCAATCCTTCAAAATCTTGTCCTAGGATGGGTTGTACTTCTAATTGATTAGCATCTAATTGCTGGTAAAATGCTTTTGGTAGTGACTCTAGGAATTTTGCATAATCCAAGCGAGCGATGGCTTCATAATCTTCTGCTTTTGAGCCATCACCAGAAATCTTCACTAGGTCAATCTCCCAAACAAGCTCCTTGCCTGCCAGCTGCTCGGTATAAGGAGCTGGTACAACGGGTTCCTTTGGCAAAATCGTTTTGACTCCCTGGGCTAGGTGATAGATACCGTGCACCTTGCCTTGGGCATCTGGGTAAAATTTCACACTGGCAAGGTAGGCATCAGAGCCTTGAACCTTCTTGACCAACTCTTCAAAACGTACCAATCCATCCTCTGCTAAAAAGCTCTCGAGGTATCCCTTGTTGAGATAGATAGGGGACAAGAGCCCTTGGCAATATACTAAACGAACCGCCTTATCCGCTAAATATTGCTTGACCGTTTCTCGGAAATAAGCTTCAAAATCAAAACCATCTAGCCCTTCTACCGCTTCCCTCAACTTGCCAGATAGGGCCTGGAGGAGAGTCTCTACAATCTCCCAGTCCACTCTAGTAAGGAAATCTGGAATCACCACTTGATAACCTTTTCGACTATCCGCATAGTTGACCTTGAAGAGAAATTGCGACTGGCCTACAATCCCACACTCGATATACTCGAGACGATTGAGGGGCTGACGGAGATAGACCGCATCATAACTGTGTGACTCCAAGCCCTCTACCAAGGCCAAGATGGACTTGGCAGTCAAAACCTCCTGTTGCCCTAGAATGCTTTCTTTATTTGGGATAAAAAATGTTTTTGCCATAATTGGCCTCCTTTGAAATCGTTTACATACAGTATAACCTATTTTCCTGAAAGATACAGAAACAAACTTTAGATTTTTAGATAAAAAGCATAGAAAAACAGCCCCTGAAGGCTGTTTACTTTATACTGTAGCGACTTGATCCAAGCTTTCACCGATAGCAGCTAGGCGCTCGATCACTTCAGCTTGTGTCAATTCATTTTCTGAAACATAGCGGTTACGTGGGTGAACACGGCACTCGTGTGAGCATCCACGAAGGTACTTATCTTCATTTTCTTCTGATGTTAGGATACGACGGTTACAGAAGGGATTTCCACAGTTGACATAACGTTCACATGGGGTTCCATCAAACCAGTCTTTCCCTACGATAGTTGGGTTGACATGGTTGACATCAACGGCGATACGCTCGTCAAAGACGTACATTTTCCCATCCCAAAGTTCACCTTGGACTTCTGGGTCTTTACCGTAAGTTGCGATTCCTCCGTGCAATTGGCCAACATCTTTGTAGCCTTCACGCACCATCCAGCCTGAGAATTTCTCACAGCGAACTCCACCTGTACAGTAAACCACGACACGTTTGTCCATGAATTTTTCCTTGTTATCACGGACCCATTGTGGCAACTCACGGAAGTTGCGGATGTCTGGGCGGATAGCCCCACGGAAATGTCCTAGGTCGTACTCATAATCGTTACGTGTGTCAAGAACCACTGTATCTTCGTCAAGAAGGGCTTCTTTGAACTCTTTTGGAGACAAGTAAGCACCTGTTGTTTCAAGTGGGTTGATATCGTTGTCAAAATCGTTGTCTTCCAAACCAAGGTGGACAATCTCTTTCTTGTAGCGAACAAACATCTTCTTGAAGGCTTGTTCATTTTCTTCGTCAATCTTGAACCAGAGGTCTTCCATGCCTGGGAGGCTGTGAACGTAGTCCATATATTTTTGAGTTGTTTCGTAGTCACCTGAAACTGTTCCGTTAATTCCTTCATCGGCGACTAGGATACGGCCTTTAAGACCGATTGATTTACAGAAAGCCAAGTGATCTGCCGCAAATTGCTCTGCGTTTTCAATTGGAGTATAAAGGTAGTAAAGTAAGACACGAATATCTTTTGCCATAAGATTTGTTCTCTTTTCTATTCTTAAATTTTCAGAATTTTTCATTCAACTATACTAGTATACCCACTTGGGAAAACGAATGCAATTTATTTGACCGGAAATTGTAGAGGGAGGCTCATTCCTGCATTTCATTAGTAGCCATAGCGAATAGCAGATAATTCTCTCAATTTTTTGATCTGCTCGGCTTGACTTTCTGACAAAATCAACTTATTATCAATCAACACACGTGAGACGTCAACGTTCATTTGACTCAATATAAACGGAGTAGAGGTCCCATCGTCCTCTAATCGTCTTTTATAACTCACTAACTGATTTTTCAAGGGAGTTAGTTGAGGCGCAGCCTTTATATCTTCCAGTAGATGATCTATGATAGTCATTGCTTCACAACGCCTTTCGCTTCCTCCTACAAACCATTTTAATGGTGTCATTCTCATTTTCCTCCTTAAATTGAAAAACTATAATTCTTACTCTCGCGCCAGTATTTACCCAAACACCCTATGTAAAAAAGTCAGCAGAAATGGTAGGGTCGCTACAATATTATTAATCACATGCACCACATAGGATGGATAAATGCTCTTGGTATAGCGGGTCAAACCAGCAAAAATGATTCCAAATGTTGTAAAAACGAAAATATCTAACAGACTAGGCAGACTTGAAAAATGAGGAAGAGCAAACAAAATGGAAGGAAGAAGCAAATCAAGGCCAAATCGCGAATGTTTAAAGAAAGCATGTTGCAACAAACCCCTATAGATCAATTCTTCCATCAGTGGCACTAGAAAAAACAGAGTTATATAGATGCCTAGCTCAGCAAAATTGGTTTCACTATAACCAATCAATACGGCCCAACCTTCAGCAGTTGACTGAACATGTTTAGCTGTCTGAACGTTAAAAGAAATATGGAGCACTGCCACTAATACTGTCAAAATCGAATACCAAAGCCATTTTTTTCTTGGAATGTGAAAAAGATAGCCATGGCCTGTCTTAACCAGAATCCAAATCATGACTCCGCTAAATAGCAAACTCAAGATATTTCGAATCCAGAAAAAATTTCCTACCTGAGAAGAAAATTGCCAATAATTTTGGACGATAAGCGTTAGCTGAGAAAGGCCAAATACGAAAAATAAGTAAGACAAGACTGCACTTATTTTAAGTAGAAGCTGATACTTTTTCATGTGAATTCTCCTTTGTAAACTCGAGACATCTCTAATATAAGCTATATTCCCCCAAATCCTTACTCCAAATCCTAAATAGTGCTTGAGCTTTCCTGAATGGTTAAAATAAGGGAAATGGGAAAACAGGAATATCTATGTCTTTGTCTCAAAAAATCACTACCTCCCCTAGAAAACTAGGGAAGGCAGTGATTACATTTTTAGGAATTAGGAATGAATACACGAAATCAATTTGTCTTATGATTTTTTGCTTTTCAAGAATTCGTCGTATTGTTTTTGCATTTCATCCAATACTTTTTGGTATGCACCTTCAGATTTCAATTTTTCCATCAATTCTGGAATAGCTTTATCTGGGTCTACAGTACCAGTGTTGATAGCTGTATCGAATTGTTGCATTGTGTTAGTGATTGCAGAGATTTCTGATTTCACGCTATCAGTGTTAAAGATGAATCCAAGTGCTGGAGATTCTTTAGCTTCTGCCAATTGTTTCTTAGAATCTTCGATTTGTTGGTCTGTAACGTTTTCGTTGATGTAAAGGATCCAGTTGTTACCAGTGTTCCATCCACCCATGTGAGTGTTTCCTTTGTATCCTTCAAGGACACGAACACGGTTTTCTTTACCTTCAATTTTCTCCCAGTTCTTGCCTTCTGGACCGTAAACAAGTCCGTTCAAGAGTTCAGGGTTAGTGTTCAAGAGGTTCAAGACTTCCATTGATTTTTCTTTGTTCTTAGAGTTGTTTGAGATAACAAAGTTAGCAACTTGAGTTGTTTGGTTTTTCTTGATGAAGTTAGTGAATGGTTTGATTTGGATGTCTTTGTTAGCTACACGAGAGAGCAAGCTGTTACCGTAGTCAGCTGGTCCTACTGTTTCTTCACGAACGAACCAAGTGTCTTGTTGAAGGTCAAATGAAGTGTCGCTTGTTGCTACGTCTTTTGGAATGTATCCTGCTTCGTAGAATTTGTGAAGAGTCTTCAAGTGTTCTTTGAAACGAGGAACGTCGTAACGGTTTACGATCTTAGTAGTATCCCCTTCAAGGTCGATAACGAATGGAAGTCCGTTTGCTACTGGGTAGTCAAAGTTTTCAGAAGGGATGAAGTTCTTAGTAACTGCAAATGGTACTACATCTGGAGCTTTTTCTTTGATTTGTTTCAAGACTGGTTCAAGTGTTTCGTATGAATTTACACCTGAAATGTCGATACCGTATTTAGCAAGAAGAGTTCCGTTGAAGGCAAAGTTTTGTGAAGATGCAACGTTAGCTGCAACTGGAACAGCGTAGATCTTGCCGTTTACAGTGTTCCCTTTGATGTAAGCAGGGTCAAGTGCTTTGTAAAGCTCTGCTCCTTCTTTCTTGTACAATTCTGTCAAGTCTGCATAAGCACCTTTTTGCGCGTTTACGATGTAGTTATCTGCAAAAGCGATATCGTAGTTTTCACCTGATGATGTGATAACGGACATTTTCTTACCGTAGTCACCCCATCCAAGGTATTGGATATCCAATTTAGCACCAACTTTTTCTCCGATGATTTTGTTTGCATTTTCTAGCAATTCATCCAAGTTATCTGGTTTATCACCGATTTGGTACATTTTGATAACAGTCTTATCACCTGAAGCTGAGTCAGCAGCTTTTTTATTGTTACCTGAAAGGTTCCCACAAGCAGCAAGACTTGCAGCCAAAGCTACTACGCTAGCAGATGCGAAAGCATATTTTTTCCAGTTTTTCATGATAAAAACTCCTTTTTTTATTTTTAAACTTATAAACGATTTAATGATTTTAACTTCAGCCACTAAGATGAAGTTGGGAAGAGAGAAACGGTGTTTCTCAGCAAGTCCTATTCTTTCACACCACCGATGGTCAAACCTTTTACAAAGTAGCGTTGGAAGAATGGATACAGAATTGCAATCGGAAGTGTTGCAACCACAACCATGGCCATACGTCCTGTTTCCTTTGGAAGAGCGACTCCCAGTTGACCAGAAAGGCCGACTGCTTTGGCAATGTAGTCCATATTTTGTTGGATTTGCATGAGCAAATACTGTAATGGATACAAGTTGTCACTCTTGATGTAAAGAAGGGCGTTGAACCAGTCGTTCCAGAAACCAA
This window contains:
- a CDS encoding DUF2971 domain-containing protein; the encoded protein is MDELKYNLEESLAELDQLFYLSAKETDKTACEALAEKARIIYEQYPESEDIALLYARILFNLSTEQTELKERKATAEKLEKLQQQFQDSPDIALRYVRILFNLSTEQTELKEIEATAEKLEKLQQQFQNSPDIALQYAMILVNLSTKQTELKELETTAEKLEKLQQQFQDSPNIALRYARILFNLSTEQTELKERKATAEKLEKLQQQFQDSPDIALPYAMILFNLSTKQTELKELETTAEKLEKLQQQFQDSPDIASKYAMILVNLSTIQTELKERKATVEKLEKMQQKFPKSEEIAFIYSVFLASLFDYQTEVDERLQTTKIIKKLYEQFSNFMLQNFDDLFFSNDNVCDSKKYMLFNFILREGLLKNTKYAILQKWTVRYKEDSSELKNLLSIYQIVQKIKYQLGLKDEYKNQVLKFGHYTKGSTLQIMLDQEENEKKNTTFSVSGKTRLYNANYMNDPEEGIVIEQILGLDRRDVLEPSSWFLMSFTNKTDDLAMWSQYGDDAKGVCLVLREDDFSRFTSFNDVSWRQEKNFLEFSDKMYLLKSELNSGVEKSIFRSESENSVDTVNDEGTEPNSVEKNSDSKGNPDYLYRIAYVKHIEENLKLEQTELFEKSEIEELEKLLNSLKEKLDIGSKITEENYQNAIAECIEEIRYLFKSVDYKYENELRILRYANLDPSNKEIKIDKTSGVGKLYVERKNSIQIGEVIFGPKFPNPEYVTPLLKLLDKEIKYKKSTIKFR
- a CDS encoding PadR family transcriptional regulator, encoding MYFPTSSALIEFLILAVLEQGDSYGYEISQTIKLIANIKESTLYPILKKLEASGFLTTYSREFQGRMRKYYSLTNRGVEQLITLKEEWTLYTDTVNGIIEGSIRHDKN
- a CDS encoding DUF1700 domain-containing protein, which encodes MTRTDYLTQLETYLHKLPEVDRIEAMDYFKELFDDAGPEGEEELIASLGTPKEAAHDVLSNLLDKKVNEAPAQKNDRQLLHIALLALLAAPIGIPVGIAIILTIIGLFIAAASVILAFFTVSVTGILLGGLFIVESFSVLVEAKSAFILIFGAGLLAIGASSLVLLGISYVARFFGLLIVRLVQWILKKGKRGDRHA
- a CDS encoding DUF4097 family beta strand repeat-containing protein yields the protein MRKLTKGFLIFGVVSTILGFIMIVAGAQSNGIQSLLAMSKDPVYDNRTEEVTFGSEVEKLDLTLEEHSLTITESVDDKIHITYHPSVSGRHDLTTGMSDKTLSVTDKQASQHRFLGSGIESLLRIASNYSNRFDEVVLSLPKGRKLQAITVSANRGQTNIRQANLENATIKTKGYLLRLTESSIKNSTLTAPHIINIFDTELTDSQVKTEGAHIYAENIQVHGKVELEAYSTLQLILSQKETDRINLEISSQHGGIYRQPKEEHRGQKENVLANPYKTEKADIKDLLIIKANQDIYLPKEEEYSAPPSNH
- a CDS encoding DUF6574 domain-containing protein, which translates into the protein MTQEWFESVDLEKKSAQSKSEIQPDQPETSETVETEPQASQETPVSPKELETHEEETPQIIEETQTEEEGEGKAEEEHNQENPAKEKSILSKALESPYIPDIDPRKTARLKEEIALFWAWLLDAIQEPTASKTTDQKHRYSVFALLTLLSSINLFFSIYHIKHLYYGYMVSIANSSPNQLPPLDLFAGLSILVASALFYFSIILGGFTVRRVLDQESDFTFQEAFDRYSRLFAIPLVLTALASFFALFGGLRFAGILTLLSMTIFALGNLFVISKPSKTSSLDPFYRFLLAVLLDGAILLPFFIAELALTVDYLRILTFF
- a CDS encoding DUF4299 family protein, with protein sequence MAKTFFIPNKESILGQQEVLTAKSILALVEGLESHSYDAVYLRQPLNRLEYIECGIVGQSQFLFKVNYADSRKGYQVVIPDFLTRVDWEIVETLLQALSGKLREAVEGLDGFDFEAYFRETVKQYLADKAVRLVYCQGLLSPIYLNKGYLESFLAEDGLVRFEELVKKVQGSDAYLASVKFYPDAQGKVHGIYHLAQGVKTILPKEPVVPAPYTEQLAGKELVWEIDLVKISGDGSKAEDYEAIARLDYAKFLESLPKAFYQQLDANQLEVQPILGQDFEGLATIE
- the trhO gene encoding oxygen-dependent tRNA uridine(34) hydroxylase TrhO — encoded protein: MAKDIRVLLYYLYTPIENAEQFAADHLAFCKSIGLKGRILVADEGINGTVSGDYETTQKYMDYVHSLPGMEDLWFKIDEENEQAFKKMFVRYKKEIVHLGLEDNDFDNDINPLETTGAYLSPKEFKEALLDEDTVVLDTRNDYEYDLGHFRGAIRPDIRNFRELPQWVRDNKEKFMDKRVVVYCTGGVRCEKFSGWMVREGYKDVGQLHGGIATYGKDPEVQGELWDGKMYVFDERIAVDVNHVNPTIVGKDWFDGTPCERYVNCGNPFCNRRILTSEENEDKYLRGCSHECRVHPRNRYVSENELTQAEVIERLAAIGESLDQVATV
- a CDS encoding bacteriocin immunity protein — protein: MTPLKWFVGGSERRCEAMTIIDHLLEDIKAAPQLTPLKNQLVSYKRRLEDDGTSTPFILSQMNVDVSRVLIDNKLILSESQAEQIKKLRELSAIRYGY
- a CDS encoding CPBP family intramembrane glutamic endopeptidase, which produces MKKYQLLLKISAVLSYLFFVFGLSQLTLIVQNYWQFSSQVGNFFWIRNILSLLFSGVMIWILVKTGHGYLFHIPRKKWLWYSILTVLVAVLHISFNVQTAKHVQSTAEGWAVLIGYSETNFAELGIYITLFFLVPLMEELIYRGLLQHAFFKHSRFGLDLLLPSILFALPHFSSLPSLLDIFVFTTFGIIFAGLTRYTKSIYPSYVVHVINNIVATLPFLLTFLHRVFG
- a CDS encoding ABC transporter substrate-binding protein, which codes for MKNWKKYAFASASVVALAASLAACGNLSGNNKKAADSASGDKTVIKMYQIGDKPDNLDELLENANKIIGEKVGAKLDIQYLGWGDYGKKMSVITSSGENYDIAFADNYIVNAQKGAYADLTELYKKEGAELYKALDPAYIKGNTVNGKIYAVPVAANVASSQNFAFNGTLLAKYGIDISGVNSYETLEPVLKQIKEKAPDVVPFAVTKNFIPSENFDYPVANGLPFVIDLEGDTTKIVNRYDVPRFKEHLKTLHKFYEAGYIPKDVATSDTSFDLQQDTWFVREETVGPADYGNSLLSRVANKDIQIKPFTNFIKKNQTTQVANFVISNNSKNKEKSMEVLNLLNTNPELLNGLVYGPEGKNWEKIEGKENRVRVLEGYKGNTHMGGWNTGNNWILYINENVTDQQIEDSKKQLAEAKESPALGFIFNTDSVKSEISAITNTMQQFDTAINTGTVDPDKAIPELMEKLKSEGAYQKVLDEMQKQYDEFLKSKKS